The DNA window GTAGATTTGAAGCACATTCTCAAGAGCCGGTTTGAGCCTGACGTCATACTCTGGAGTACCGGAAATATGGCTTTGAAAGTTTTAATGGGTTTCTGTGTTATTAAATGGCGTTGGCTGCATCCTCGTGCATTCCCATGGGGGTGTGTCATCAACCTGGGAGGGACCGCGGTTTAAAAGTATCCTGTGTATCAATACTTTGAACATAATCACTGAATAGAATAAATGGACCGTTTCACTTTTCCTCCCTAAAGGTTGATGGGTGCCGCGCTGGCTTTCCTCATCCTAATCACCCTAACGAACTACGCGTTGATATTCTTCTCCTGCCATGGTCTCCACAACTATGGCGCCTGGCTCAGCAAGTACCACAAAGTCGACCTGTGGCTTCAGCGCGTTCTGGTTGGTACCTTGTGGCGCCGCAATTGCAAAGCTCGCGTTTGTCTGTTCACCTGCGGCAACGTCGTCTGTGTCAATGAGCCTCTCCTGTTGTCTCGACTACAGGTCCAGAACGGCATCGCCATATATGCGACGTGGACAACAATCGCCTCTCTGGTCAACCTGTCCATCGTGCTGAATTACGATGCCAACGTGTCCCCAGCGGACGCTGCCACCGCCTCCCTGTCAATTCTGACTGTACTGTTGGTCGTGTGGTGCGTGGAAAGCGGACAACTTTTCAGAAGTTtgtaagaagagaaagaaaaaaaacgcatgTCAGGAGCAaatttcctgtgtgttttttgttgcagGTTCTTCCTGGAAAACTTTGTCCTCGACAAACATGTGAGGTACATCTTGACCATTTACCCCTTTGTGATCTGGGCGGTGACCGGGGTGTTCTCGAAGAACAACAACGCTGCAGATCCCAGTCCAAATAACATCTTCACCAGTGAGGGACTCCTTTGTCAATCTCAATCCTCATTGCCCTGGATGCTTCATGCATTCATGCGTTCACTATTCTGCAAATATTTCATCGTCtgtgattcattttttaaaaacgtacACAAAGGAGTCAGAAAGTATATGCAGACTAACGCTTCCTTCTTTTGCATTTCAGCCATACTCTTGGCCGCAGCCTGTGTCATGTGCACTGCACGGATAGCTCTGGTCACCTGGAAGCACATCAAAAGGCCATTGTACAAAGACGCCAGCGCGGACAGCATGTCTCCGATGGAGATCGCTGGGAGgcagaaaaacatattcatcTAAGAGTGTTTGATGGATACTTTGAGGATAAACCTTTCTGTATTCATGCAGTAGTGTTCCTGTATGACGTGTAAATTCTAAACGCTTGACTGTATGACTGATTTTTGACACAAAATCTAGATTCTTAAAATGAGTTTTACAAAGATGAGTAGATTAAATGGAATGTTGCTGAGGACAAATTGAAGTTGTCTCATGTGCTCAGCTTTAAATACACGCCGTTCTCAAACTGCACTCTGGGTTATAATGACATGTTTAATTAATTTCAGTTGTATTTAGAAAAATGttatgtgtgcctgtgtttcattttatatgcttttaaaaataaatgtgactttCCTAACATTTTCCGTTTCTGTGGAATACATTGTGGTATGTGAGAGATAACAGATACCGACATTGTTGAAGTACCCCTATGCCAACATAAGGGATCATTCATTATATTCATCAACTGCTGCATGAGTAACTGTCCTATTTGTTGATGTTATTGTACTGTAAACGCCTTTCTGAGAAAGTTAACGAACTGACAAGTGTGCATGTCAAAAAATAGAGCGAAACACATGAGgaataaaaccaacaaaaatataagttaaaataaaaacaaaatgtcgaGTGAAAAATGTTATTGCATATAAACAGTTCAAACTGGTCTTACGTGAAAAAACTACGGAacaagaacggtcatcaatcgGCCTTCTGGCTGGTTCATTCGGGTCATTTGGGGATTTGTCTGCAGTATATAAACTGAATGGTTGACTTTATGTCGAACATCAAACTCTGCCAGATTCATCTCATGTCATCTCGAAACAAAGCCTGATCTTTAGACTTTAGATAGTTAATCTAAACGTTAATTGTCCGTTCCTAGGGACACAGGGTTTAATTTCCGATGAAATAGCTTTGACAAGGCATATAGATTACCATTCACTGTGTTTCATAATAATTGATACTATGAAGGAAAATATTTGTTCAGTcacgttttattgttttattactcacTGCAGGATGGCAGAAATGTATGTAAGATAAGAGCAGCGCGTGATGATTGTAAACCTCCTTACACAACTAGTTATCCTATAAAGAGAAGGTCCGGGTTACTCGCCACAGTCACTCAGCTCACAAAGAGAAGGCCAAACGAGGGTAGGTCTTTATCATGtaggcacttttttttttctgccaatgTTTTACCATCCTGAAAGAAAGCAGGCTGCGCAGCAGTGGAGTGTGGACCTTCCTGAAGTTACATAAATTGTGACATCAGAAAGATATAACttgatttttaaatgtattattaaatttattttctttacttttttaacaggcttttaaaaatgcttttttatgGTGGCGATCTTCAAAATAAGGCAACTGGGGATTTATTAGAGCagaacgacttaatgtaattgTTTGAATGCCTTATGAGGTGAGGGATTATTATCACTTGTCAAGGTCAGGTTCGAATACAGGTTTTCAGGTATAGAGTTGGAAGGGATTACATATCTTCCTCCAGGACACATTTCTTTGAGCAAAACACTATTTACTAACTATATAAAAAATGCTACAATGTAGTAAATGTACCAAAGATCTAATCTGCACATGTAACGTTCCATATTTCCATTGTAAGTCTTTCATTcttcatttgtttcctcttttcaatCGTTTTCAGTTACGCAATAGACCacaatgaaaaaacacaatccagGACGTCTCGTTGCCGTAGTGGTTTCTGTTGTCGGCTATGCGATAAGTTTGGTCTTCAACGGGCTTTCTGTGGTCGGAGTCGGTAAGTCAAAGCTTTCTTATCGTTGTTTCTAGTTTcaattttcactttgtcattgagCCTTTTAAAGTTGTTTCACGAATAATACAACATGTTACACTCCTGTCCTTCCTCACGAGtcgccttcttcttctgtcccgACAGGTCCTTATGGTACCACCACGGGAAACGTGTCTGCAGTGTTTGACACCCAGATCACACCATCGGGTTGGACCTTCAGCATCTGGAGCGTCATCTACGTCTGGTTGACGCTAATGATAATCTACATCATCGCTGGACTTTTCAGAAAGTTGGTGTCAATTTCCCTTTAAGTGCAAACAGCAACCTGTATCTTTGTAATCGCTTTGTTTTGTTGAGTATTAACAAAGAACGGTTGCCTGAATTGACAATCACTGTTCTGTGGACATTGTACAGACTGAAGCATAAACTGTGGTTCTTTTTTGTCGCAGGAATGGTTATGGCTACGTCTACTGCAGCCCTGCAGTGTTGCCTTATGGATTCTTCGTCAGCTGGTGCCTGAATCTGTGCGTCAACATTGGCTGGCTGCTTGTCTGGGACCGAGGGTGAGGGGCTCCAATGGCTCCTTTGATTGTCGTTTGTGAATTAGTCAACCTAATTTAAGTTTTCATACCTCATTTTTCTGCTGTCCTACTGAAGAGAGATGATCGTTGCACTGGTTTTTCTCTTCCTGGTCATCTGCACAAACTACTCCATGATATTCTTCACATGCCATGGACTTCATGTTTATGGAGCCTGGCTGAAGAAATACCACAAGATAGACCTGTGGCTCTTCCGTGTGCTGGTTAGTATGACAAATACGCAATAATTGCTTCTCATTTCGTTCAAATATTGTACATATAAAAGTGTATGTATGATGTGAAAGCCCACTTATGCTTAACTAAGAAGAAAATATCATACTTCATTCACAGGTTCAAAACGGAGTGATGATATACACCACATGGACAACCATTGCGACACTAATCAACCTGACCATCGTACTGACCTACAATGCAGAGATGTCCCCAACGGATGCTGCAACCGTCTCGTACTCGGTTTTGTCCGTCCTGCTGCTTGTGTGGTGATTGCTCTCTACTTTCAAAAAACGGTCATTAGAGAAGTTCTGTCAAAAAACATGCTGGGATTCTAAGGATTGGTGTTTTTTCCAGGTTTGTTTTGGAAAACTTCGTCCTCGACAGACACGTGCGGTACATCCTCATCATCTACCCGGTCGTGATCTGGGCGCTGTGTGGAAACCTGGTCAAGAACTATGATGCGGAATCACCCACCCGTAGCGGCATTTTCATTGGTAAGCCTACTAGACAACAATAATATGTGACAAATGTCTCTACAATCAGCTGTCCACATCACTTTAACATAAGGTCCTTAGGCATATCCCCTTAAACACAACTGATATAAAGTAATACAGTAAATATAGACATTATTGATGAAGATAGTATGGTCCTATTGTCATATTGTGACCTTTGATTAAATTGCTCCACCGTAAAGCAATGTCAACTTTTTACCTCCCGGGAGTTAGTAAAATACTAACTCCCATACAAAAGTGCATCTGAGCAGAAACATCTGTTAAAAAGTCACATCTCGGTGCTCTTCTCTTAGTTGTGCTGCTGGCTGTCGCCTGTGTGCTATTTGCCATCCGGATTGGTCTGGTTGTTTGGAGACACATCAGACAGCCGCTCTACAAAGACGCCAGTCCCGACACCATGGAACCAATGGAGATTGctgagaagcagaagaagataTTTTGCTAAACACATTcactttatttgaacaaatgttttatttagaaaatgttgATACATGTTGTAAGATTCTGATTGTATAAAGTATGATATAAAATACACTTAAACTTTGGCTGATGGTCTTTAAACCTTTTATGTCTGTTCCCTAACATATTTATTGTTAACACGACACATACGGCTTTGATGCGTGACTGTTATAACATTAAAATCGTAAACTATGATCCGCCTCATGTTCCATACATTTTAAATCATGTTCAATGGCCTATTTATGCCTATTCATAGGATACTATATGGTAATTATAGTTTTCTCATTTGGACATATTATTTGAATTATCATGTGTAATATCAACTATTCTAATAATGAGTGTGGGCTCTATTGTCATAATAtggaagatgaaaaaaaaggactGGTGCAGGACATGACTGACCGGTAGGGGGCAGCAACGGGATGCACCAGCTGCGGGTTTAGTCTGCAGGAAAATAAGATGTAGAAGAAGAACATCctgataataaatatatatttcattccCTGAATTTAGTATTTAAGGCAACATGTTTATCTTCACTGGCAGCAAACTTTAGTCACTGCCAGATAGTTGAGTTGATTGTATTGGCCAGACCTAACTTGATTTCATAGATGCAAAGCCCAGACTGCAGATTATTAATGACCTAAATGGCAATGTTCTGCCTGAGAGGCTGTACGCAGGGCAAAGTTCCCACCCCCTTTCAGAATGCGCGGTTGATTAGAATATAACTTTAGTCAACAGCGCCATTGTTTTGCTAACGCTAACGCTAACCTTACCAAATGAGAGACGTAGCGGGCTCGCCATCGTTTGCACGATGATGTGTTGTCGGGCGACTTATGATCTTAATGTTTAGAGAGACAAATGCCTCCTGGGAGCTAAACGAGCTGGAGcagttatttaaaacaaaatgttagctaacgttagctaagttaACCGTTAGCATAGCATCGATTGCTGCTGGAAACCGTCGTACAACATTAACTGCCTTTGGAAGATAAACTTAGTTAACCTTTGCGTTAGTTAACTTAAATGGAGACGGGATACTCTAACCTGGTAAGTTacgttttttgtgctttttttttttggtcgcGGTGTCGCGGACTGAAAGCTGAACAAACACGTTAACTTTAATAACAACTCCGGGAGGAAGAGGCTGAAACGTTTCACTCCGATGAGGACAGTTTGTAAAGAAATAACAGGCAACGTTAGTTAAACTCAATGCAACAGCCTTAAATTAGAGTTGATTACGAAATTCATGGAGCTTATAACATTTAGTTAGTTCATCCAATGTCCCCTCAATTCAAGGTTGGTTATAAGAACAATGGCGTACAATACGTTAACTTCAACTTGATGTAAATAAACTAATACATTTGGCATTAACGAATCACGTTAGCtggcaaaaaaaatatattttgtcccCGATTTGAACTTCTCTGTCGTTATATGTTATCAATTCACAGAGGAGACCAAAGAGGAAACTCTGCTATCTCACAAACAAGACCAGGTACGTTTTGAAGAGTATTTATGTGCTGTTTGTTGGcttaaaacaatgaaaaaagtcTTAAATATGACAGCTgaaactttatttgttgcattcTTTGTTATGGACCTTTTATGCAATAGTAATACATTGGAGGTTGTCGTTTTCtctgtacatatatatttgttgtatttatatattcaaagttttattttcatttattacaAACAATGCAAGTTATATgtgtaaattattttatttagttttttcgaTTGAATGGTAGCGATTGGTCAGTTGAAATGAAACTATCATACTGATCTTTTGTGTTTTAAGTCCACCCAAAAAATGGTCGGAACCTCTGACATTGGATGACATTGACAAGATGTTTGATGACTTGGGTAAGTTGCGTGTGTAATTGTTTTGCTTTAATATTTTGaaggtattttgtattttcagtgtATTAAcctatatttgtatatttttgtcAGATCCATCCTCACATGTTAAAGATGACCTGTTGCCCTCGTCTAGTCTGCTTCAGACCTTTGATACTGAGCCAAACCAGTGTGGGAGACCGGTTTCACCGCTCCCACAGGAAGGACATCTAACAGAAAGATGCCAAATGGTAATCAATAGTCAATAGTGACTGTTCACTGCTGTTATGTCACACAGGGCTGATGAGCCAGTAGTAACCGAGCGCTTCCACTTCTTGATTTCTGATTATGTGCCTGGTCATAGTCCCAGAAGCTCTGGTATATCTACTCCTGGGCTTTGCGTACCTTTCTTGAATTGGATAACATTTGGTGGCATTAGGTGTGTTGATTTTTTATATCTATTTATTGTGATTCTTTAGGATCCTAAAGGTGATTCACTTCATCCTGCATCAGCACCCAGTCCTAAACCAGCAATTGGTAAGATACTCAGAAGAAACCCATATTTGGTTTTCCAAATTCA is part of the Gasterosteus aculeatus chromosome 21, fGasAcu3.hap1.1, whole genome shotgun sequence genome and encodes:
- the LOC120811500 gene encoding uncharacterized protein LOC120811500 is translated as MSKHSITLLIAIALAVVFFVITMVFSALAASGKHPFLQSTSNISDEFVTQITPAGWTFIIWSFIYIFLALVLVYVLSGIFRKNTHGYVYCSPAVLPHGFYVVWCLNLTLNTTWLFMWDRKLMGAALAFLILITLTNYALIFFSCHGLHNYGAWLSKYHKVDLWLQRVLVQNGIAIYATWTTIASLVNLSIVLNYDANVSPADAATASLSILTVLLVVWFFLENFVLDKHVRYILTIYPFVIWAVTGVFSKNNNAADPSPNNIFTTILLAAACVMCTARIALVTWKHIKRPLYKDASADSMSPMEIAGRQKNIFI
- the LOC120811499 gene encoding uncharacterized protein LOC120811499; protein product: MKKHNPGRLVAVVVSVVGYAISLVFNGLSVVGVGPYGTTTGNVSAVFDTQITPSGWTFSIWSVIYVWLTLMIIYIIAGLFRKNGYGYVYCSPAVLPYGFFVSWCLNLCVNIGWLLVWDRGEMIVALVFLFLVICTNYSMIFFTCHGLHVYGAWLKKYHKIDLWLFRVLVQNGVMIYTTWTTIATLINLTIVLTYNAEMSPTDAATVSYSVLSVLLLVWFVLENFVLDRHVRYILIIYPVVIWALCGNLVKNYDAESPTRSGIFIVVLLAVACVLFAIRIGLVVWRHIRQPLYKDASPDTMEPMEIAEKQKKIFC